In the genome of Paramisgurnus dabryanus chromosome 18, PD_genome_1.1, whole genome shotgun sequence, one region contains:
- the LOC135776607 gene encoding transcription factor CP2-like protein 1 isoform X2 yields the protein MESVFLIQSRGVYHALYLKDLTVFELTEKIANLYNVPSQQIHHVYRQRAEGDLRLGFGCDGSELHRGDQLYNQHFER from the exons ATGGAATCCGTCTTTTTAATACAATCGAGGGGAG TCTACCATGCCCTCTACCTGAAGGACCTTACTGTGTTTGAGCTCACTGAGAAGATAGCCAATCTATATAATGTGCCCTCACAGCAGATTCATCATGTATACAGACAAAGGGCCGAAGGGGATTTACGTCTTGGTTTCGGATGCG ATGGTTCAGAACTTCACAGAGGAGACCAGCTTTATAATCAGCACTTTGAAAG ATAA
- the LOC135776607 gene encoding transcription factor CP2-like isoform X1 produces the protein MESVFLIQSRGGACNHVSLSMYLSCKIDINHMQEPFRRIPNTPAFHFLFVVYHALYLKDLTVFELTEKIANLYNVPSQQIHHVYRQRAEGDLRLGFGCDGSELHRGDQLYNQHFER, from the exons ATGGAATCCGTCTTTTTAATACAATCGAGGGGAG GTGCATGCAACCACGTCTCACTGTCTATGTATCTCAGCTGCAAAATAGATATCAACCACATGCAGGAACCATTCAGACGTATTCCTAATACTCCGgcttttcattttttgtttgtaGTCTACCATGCCCTCTACCTGAAGGACCTTACTGTGTTTGAGCTCACTGAGAAGATAGCCAATCTATATAATGTGCCCTCACAGCAGATTCATCATGTATACAGACAAAGGGCCGAAGGGGATTTACGTCTTGGTTTCGGATGCG ATGGTTCAGAACTTCACAGAGGAGACCAGCTTTATAATCAGCACTTTGAAAG ATAA